The Aphis gossypii isolate Hap1 chromosome 3, ASM2018417v2, whole genome shotgun sequence genome includes a region encoding these proteins:
- the LOC114122617 gene encoding nuclear transcription factor Y subunit gamma-like isoform X2, protein MSVFLVNPSTEEEEEDNPTEDDPNAITISVEESNQTCNVAALNQFWPKAIEEIRKIGTLDLKTQALPLARIKKVMKLDDNVKMISAEAPMLFSKAAEIFINELTLRAWIHTEDNRRRTLQRNDIAMAITKYDQFDFLIDIVPREEAKIVTKEVKTSLNPEQVQYYFQLAQQQQQQQQQQQQSNNASGSSAGQTIQILQPVNNQVVSLGNGTQDQIPNNTSNITTSTSTTVTGSQPQVIQLQGNNHALNTNSNGVLQLVQQVITPTGEIQHIPIQINSNQLQMLRMQIQNSPQSQVQVVQSQPQIIQVASQANGPTPVYISQSTINPSSSPE, encoded by the exons ATGTCCGTGTTCTTGGTGAATCC gtCTACAGAAGAAGAAGAGGAAGACAATCCTACCGAAGATGATCCCAACGCTATTACAATATCCGTAGAAGAGAGCAATCAAACTTGTAATGTGGCTGCCCTAAACCAATTTTGGCCCAAAGCAATCGAGGAAATTAGAAAGATTGGAACA tTAGACTTAAAAACACAAGCATTACCATTAGCTAGAATCAAAAAAGTGATGAAATTAGATGATAATGTGAAAATGATCAGTGCAGAGGCTCCGATGCTGTTCTCAAAAGCTGcagaaatatttatcaatgagTTGACTCTTCGCGCTTGGATACATACCGAAGACAACCGACGACGGACATTACAAAGAAATGATATTGCTATGGCAATTACCAAATATGACCAATTTGATTTTCTTATTGACATAGTGCCTAGAGAAGAAGCAAAAATTGTTACAAAAGAAGTTAAGACATCACTGAATCCCGAACAA gttcagtattattttcaacttgctcaacaacaacaacaacaacaacaacagcaacaacaaTCAAATAATGCATCAGGGTCTAGTGCTGGACAgacaatacaaattttacaacCAGTGAACAATCAAGTTGTATCTTTAGGGAATGGTACTCAAGATCaa attccaaataatacatcaaatattaCAACAAGTACTTCAACCACTGTAACAGGTAGTCAACCACAAGTTATACAGTTACAAGGCAATAATCATGCATTGAATACAAATTCAAATGGCGTACTTCAATTAGTACAACAGGTTATTACTCCAACCGGAGAAATACAACATATACCA atacaAATCAATTCCAATCAACTGCAAATGCTTCGCAtgcaaattcaaaattctcCTCAATCACAAGTTCAAGTAGTCCAATCTCAACCTCAAATCATACAA gtggCCTCACAAGCTAATGGACCAACACCAGTTTACATATCTCAATCAACTATTAATCCATCTTCAAGTccagaataa
- the LOC114122617 gene encoding nuclear transcription factor Y subunit gamma-like isoform X1 — MSVFLVNPSTEEEEEDNPTEDDPNAITISVEESNQTCNVAALNQFWPKAIEEIRKIGTLDLKTQALPLARIKKVMKLDDNVKMISAEAPMLFSKAAEIFINELTLRAWIHTEDNRRRTLQRNDIAMAITKYDQFDFLIDIVPREEAKIVTKEVKTSLNPEQVQYYFQLAQQQQQQQQQQQQSNNASGSSAGQTIQILQPVNNQVVSLGNGTQDQVNIENIPNNTSNITTSTSTTVTGSQPQVIQLQGNNHALNTNSNGVLQLVQQVITPTGEIQHIPIQINSNQLQMLRMQIQNSPQSQVQVVQSQPQIIQVASQANGPTPVYISQSTINPSSSPE; from the exons ATGTCCGTGTTCTTGGTGAATCC gtCTACAGAAGAAGAAGAGGAAGACAATCCTACCGAAGATGATCCCAACGCTATTACAATATCCGTAGAAGAGAGCAATCAAACTTGTAATGTGGCTGCCCTAAACCAATTTTGGCCCAAAGCAATCGAGGAAATTAGAAAGATTGGAACA tTAGACTTAAAAACACAAGCATTACCATTAGCTAGAATCAAAAAAGTGATGAAATTAGATGATAATGTGAAAATGATCAGTGCAGAGGCTCCGATGCTGTTCTCAAAAGCTGcagaaatatttatcaatgagTTGACTCTTCGCGCTTGGATACATACCGAAGACAACCGACGACGGACATTACAAAGAAATGATATTGCTATGGCAATTACCAAATATGACCAATTTGATTTTCTTATTGACATAGTGCCTAGAGAAGAAGCAAAAATTGTTACAAAAGAAGTTAAGACATCACTGAATCCCGAACAA gttcagtattattttcaacttgctcaacaacaacaacaacaacaacaacagcaacaacaaTCAAATAATGCATCAGGGTCTAGTGCTGGACAgacaatacaaattttacaacCAGTGAACAATCAAGTTGTATCTTTAGGGAATGGTACTCAAGATCaagtaaatatagaaaat attccaaataatacatcaaatattaCAACAAGTACTTCAACCACTGTAACAGGTAGTCAACCACAAGTTATACAGTTACAAGGCAATAATCATGCATTGAATACAAATTCAAATGGCGTACTTCAATTAGTACAACAGGTTATTACTCCAACCGGAGAAATACAACATATACCA atacaAATCAATTCCAATCAACTGCAAATGCTTCGCAtgcaaattcaaaattctcCTCAATCACAAGTTCAAGTAGTCCAATCTCAACCTCAAATCATACAA gtggCCTCACAAGCTAATGGACCAACACCAGTTTACATATCTCAATCAACTATTAATCCATCTTCAAGTccagaataa
- the LOC114122656 gene encoding uncharacterized protein LOC114122656 isoform X2, producing the protein MGLEGQKGPTGLPGPVGPKGERGMTGFPGAPGLDGRDGIPGEPGLDGMPGKYGLDGVPGTNGLPGKDATCFNGTDGKPGEMGPLGPPGPIGPKGLTGPKGRPGKPGVDGTPGRPGLSAYNYTVNGIPTTDFLTAPNIIGHSELKNITVKEGDNLRLRCVATGSPKPTIVWQKLDTTTVPMGSWREETVTGYAINITKVNRLHMGRYKCIADNGIAPSAIQYYSIETHFPPLISVQNQHVAAAVNRSTSFECEVEAYPYAIHYWEREGDIIDNDDKYSITRIDISSYKFIMQLNISSVSDTDNGTYYCVSKNDEAIVAGNITLYIVDPTLVTPPPYVDPNNKIKFGKGPPELIGEYDICQPPVICPTCPKLKETKECKEEFTIDDLLGHQPLAIQQLHKVTNKGHANRTLDCQVYAVGKPVFNRVSNASFGSWMKDPMSRDSNDTIWMTVNEINALYQFSNKSMFKDNRPTKTYTLSYSFHGNSHAMYKDSFYFHEKDKPIIRKYDIQQEKFTDHLTVPYLNTTNPKNRLYTTKMNYVDLAVEENGLWVIYGLEDSNNTAVLHVDPMTLEIEYAWNISIKHDRAGDMFIVCGVLYAVHSVTERSTTIRFALDLYKNVRLNDVDLPFTNPFAHTTLIQYNPHNKELFTWDQGNLLTYPIRYNAMGLNITNKELDDEMIPSGIEQSRLK; encoded by the exons ATGGGACTTGAAGGTCAAAAAGGCCCTACGGGGCTACCAGGGCCG gtgGGTCCAAAAGGAGAAAGAGGGATGACTGGCTTCCCAGGAGCACCTG GTTTAGATGGACGCGATGGTATTCCTGGAGAACCCGGATTGGACGGAATGCCTGGAAAGTATGGTCTCGATG GTGTTCCTGGTACTAATGGTTTACCTGGAAAAGATGCAACGTGCTTTAATGGTACCGATGGAAAGCCTGGTGAAATGGGACCATTAGGACCACCCGGCCCTATTGGTCCAAAAG gtTTAACTGGACCGAAAGGTCGCCCAGGTAAACCAGGAGTTGACGGTACTCCTGGAAGACCAGGATTAAGTGCTTATAATTACACGGTGAATGGAATTCCCACTACAGACTTTTTAACAGCTCCTAATATTATTGGACATTCTGAATTGAAGAATATCACTGTGAAAGAGGGTGATAATTTAAGATTACGGTGTGTTGCAACAGGATCGCCTAAACCTACAATTGTATGGCAAAAACTTGATACTACTACAGTACCGATGGGGTCGTGGagag aggaGACAGTTACTGGTTatgctataaatattactaaagtCAATAGACTTCACATGGGTCGTTATAAATGCATAGCTGATAATGGTATAGCTCCATctgcaatacaatattattcaattgaaaCACATT tcccTCCACTTATTTCTGTACAAAACCAACATGTGGCTGCTGCAGTTAATCGTTCAACATCATTTGAATGCGAAGTAGAAGCTTATCCATATGCGATTCACTATTGGGAACGAGAAGGAGACATTATAGATAACGatgataaatatagtataaccaGAATAGATATTTCCAGTTATAAGTTCATAATGCAACTAAATATATCGTCAGTTAGTGATACTGATAATGGcacatattattgtgtgaGCAAAAATGATGAAGCTATCGTAGCTGGAAACATCACTttataca ttGTTGATCCAACTTTGGTAACACCTCCACCGTATGTTGAtcctaataacaaaattaagttCGGTAAAGGACCCCCAGAGTTAATTGGAGAATATGACATATGCCAACCACCCGTAATTTGTCCTACTTGtccaaaattaaaagaaacaaaagAATGTAAAGAAGAATTTACTATTGATGACTTACTGGGCCATCAGCCATTAGCTATACAACAACTACACAAAGTCACCAATAAAGGCCATGCTAATCGAActttag acTGTCAAGTATATGCAGTGGGTAAACCAGTCTTTAATAGAGTTTCAAATGCTTCGTTTGGAAGTTGGATGAAAGATCCAATGTCGCGTGATTCAAATGATACAATTTGGATGAcagtaaatgaaataaatgctctttatcaattttctaataaatcaaTGTTTAAAGATAATAGACCAACAAAAACATATACTTTAAGTTACTCGTTCCAT ggAAATAGTCATGCGATGTATAAAGactctttttattttcacgAAAAAGATAAACCAATAATTCGAAAGTATGATATTCAACAAGAAAAATTTACAGATCATTTGACGGTTCCATACTTAAATACTACCAACCCTAAAAATCGTTTATATACAACCAA aaTGAACTATGTAGATTTAGCAGTCGAAGAAAATGGTTTATGGGTAATTTATGGTCTAGAAGATTCAAATAATACAGCAGTTTTACATGTTGACCCGATGACTTTGGAAATCGAGTACGCTTGGAATATAAGCATTAAACATGATCGAGCAGGAGATATGTTTATCGTTTGCGGTGTATTATATGCAGTCCATAGTGTAACTGAAAGGAGTACAACCATTAg atttgcATTGGATTTATACAAAAACGTTCGCTTAAACGATGTCGATTTACCATTCACTAATCCATTTGCACACACTACACTAATCCAATACAATCCacataataaagaattattcaCTTGGGATCAAGGAAATTTGTTGACGTATCCAATTAGATACAATGCTATGGGTCTAAACATTACTAACAAAGAATTGGATGACGAAATGATTCCTTCTGGTATAGAACAaagtagattaaaataa
- the LOC114122656 gene encoding uncharacterized protein LOC114122656 isoform X1: MQYLSNVCLATVITVQYVLLYGLYEYIREVDIRCSALEPAAATSHRLRRDVNIAENSVSSKTEDGGEKVEFINPNFRPIIEKETNTKGEAPNGTKEEWYWLNAYSRIPVAALQGFCSSTRDYCPPGKEGPIGPRGEIGPKGLPGNKGEPGQNGPMGLEGQKGPTGLPGPVGPKGERGMTGFPGAPGLDGRDGIPGEPGLDGMPGKYGLDGVPGTNGLPGKDATCFNGTDGKPGEMGPLGPPGPIGPKGLTGPKGRPGKPGVDGTPGRPGLSAYNYTVNGIPTTDFLTAPNIIGHSELKNITVKEGDNLRLRCVATGSPKPTIVWQKLDTTTVPMGSWREETVTGYAINITKVNRLHMGRYKCIADNGIAPSAIQYYSIETHFPPLISVQNQHVAAAVNRSTSFECEVEAYPYAIHYWEREGDIIDNDDKYSITRIDISSYKFIMQLNISSVSDTDNGTYYCVSKNDEAIVAGNITLYIVDPTLVTPPPYVDPNNKIKFGKGPPELIGEYDICQPPVICPTCPKLKETKECKEEFTIDDLLGHQPLAIQQLHKVTNKGHANRTLDCQVYAVGKPVFNRVSNASFGSWMKDPMSRDSNDTIWMTVNEINALYQFSNKSMFKDNRPTKTYTLSYSFHGNSHAMYKDSFYFHEKDKPIIRKYDIQQEKFTDHLTVPYLNTTNPKNRLYTTKMNYVDLAVEENGLWVIYGLEDSNNTAVLHVDPMTLEIEYAWNISIKHDRAGDMFIVCGVLYAVHSVTERSTTIRFALDLYKNVRLNDVDLPFTNPFAHTTLIQYNPHNKELFTWDQGNLLTYPIRYNAMGLNITNKELDDEMIPSGIEQSRLK; this comes from the exons ATGCAGTACTTGTCGAATGTGTGCTTAGCTACGGTCATAACGGTTCAATACGTACTGTTGTATGGACTGTACGAGTATATACGCGAAGTGGACATCAGGTGTTCGGCATTGGAACCTGCAGCAGCGACGAGCCATCGGCTACGACGGGATGTGAACATCGCTGAGAACTCGGTGTCATCAAAGACCGAAGATGGCGGGGAAAAAGTGGAATTCATCAATCCGAATTTCCGACCAATCATCGAAAAAGAAACCAATACTAAGGGCGAAGCACCAAATGGCACCAAAGAGGAATGGTATTGGCTCAACGCCTATTCGAGGATACCA gtagctGCTCTTCAAGGTTTCTGCTCATCTACCAGAGACTATTGTCCACCCGGTAAAGAAGGACCTATAGGTCCTCGAGGAGAGATAGGTCCGAAAGGACTACCAGGCAATAaag gtGAACCAGGCCAGAATGGTCCAATGGGACTTGAAGGTCAAAAAGGCCCTACGGGGCTACCAGGGCCG gtgGGTCCAAAAGGAGAAAGAGGGATGACTGGCTTCCCAGGAGCACCTG GTTTAGATGGACGCGATGGTATTCCTGGAGAACCCGGATTGGACGGAATGCCTGGAAAGTATGGTCTCGATG GTGTTCCTGGTACTAATGGTTTACCTGGAAAAGATGCAACGTGCTTTAATGGTACCGATGGAAAGCCTGGTGAAATGGGACCATTAGGACCACCCGGCCCTATTGGTCCAAAAG gtTTAACTGGACCGAAAGGTCGCCCAGGTAAACCAGGAGTTGACGGTACTCCTGGAAGACCAGGATTAAGTGCTTATAATTACACGGTGAATGGAATTCCCACTACAGACTTTTTAACAGCTCCTAATATTATTGGACATTCTGAATTGAAGAATATCACTGTGAAAGAGGGTGATAATTTAAGATTACGGTGTGTTGCAACAGGATCGCCTAAACCTACAATTGTATGGCAAAAACTTGATACTACTACAGTACCGATGGGGTCGTGGagag aggaGACAGTTACTGGTTatgctataaatattactaaagtCAATAGACTTCACATGGGTCGTTATAAATGCATAGCTGATAATGGTATAGCTCCATctgcaatacaatattattcaattgaaaCACATT tcccTCCACTTATTTCTGTACAAAACCAACATGTGGCTGCTGCAGTTAATCGTTCAACATCATTTGAATGCGAAGTAGAAGCTTATCCATATGCGATTCACTATTGGGAACGAGAAGGAGACATTATAGATAACGatgataaatatagtataaccaGAATAGATATTTCCAGTTATAAGTTCATAATGCAACTAAATATATCGTCAGTTAGTGATACTGATAATGGcacatattattgtgtgaGCAAAAATGATGAAGCTATCGTAGCTGGAAACATCACTttataca ttGTTGATCCAACTTTGGTAACACCTCCACCGTATGTTGAtcctaataacaaaattaagttCGGTAAAGGACCCCCAGAGTTAATTGGAGAATATGACATATGCCAACCACCCGTAATTTGTCCTACTTGtccaaaattaaaagaaacaaaagAATGTAAAGAAGAATTTACTATTGATGACTTACTGGGCCATCAGCCATTAGCTATACAACAACTACACAAAGTCACCAATAAAGGCCATGCTAATCGAActttag acTGTCAAGTATATGCAGTGGGTAAACCAGTCTTTAATAGAGTTTCAAATGCTTCGTTTGGAAGTTGGATGAAAGATCCAATGTCGCGTGATTCAAATGATACAATTTGGATGAcagtaaatgaaataaatgctctttatcaattttctaataaatcaaTGTTTAAAGATAATAGACCAACAAAAACATATACTTTAAGTTACTCGTTCCAT ggAAATAGTCATGCGATGTATAAAGactctttttattttcacgAAAAAGATAAACCAATAATTCGAAAGTATGATATTCAACAAGAAAAATTTACAGATCATTTGACGGTTCCATACTTAAATACTACCAACCCTAAAAATCGTTTATATACAACCAA aaTGAACTATGTAGATTTAGCAGTCGAAGAAAATGGTTTATGGGTAATTTATGGTCTAGAAGATTCAAATAATACAGCAGTTTTACATGTTGACCCGATGACTTTGGAAATCGAGTACGCTTGGAATATAAGCATTAAACATGATCGAGCAGGAGATATGTTTATCGTTTGCGGTGTATTATATGCAGTCCATAGTGTAACTGAAAGGAGTACAACCATTAg atttgcATTGGATTTATACAAAAACGTTCGCTTAAACGATGTCGATTTACCATTCACTAATCCATTTGCACACACTACACTAATCCAATACAATCCacataataaagaattattcaCTTGGGATCAAGGAAATTTGTTGACGTATCCAATTAGATACAATGCTATGGGTCTAAACATTACTAACAAAGAATTGGATGACGAAATGATTCCTTCTGGTATAGAACAaagtagattaaaataa